From a region of the Prevotella melaninogenica genome:
- a CDS encoding FprA family A-type flavoprotein, whose translation MIEIANKVYYVGVNDRNKNLFEGLWPLPYGVTYNSYLIDDEKVCLIDTVEVDFFTQFIERLREVLGDRQIDYLVINHMEPDHSGSIGLLRKYYPNIQVIGNKKTFDMMSGFYGVKDNTLEVKNGEELSLGNHTLQFFMTPMVHWPETMMTLCKGEVSHLFTGDAFGCFGALNGGLIDQEIDTDWCWLEMVRYYSNIVGKYGTPVQNALKKLAGIHIDYICSTHGPVWHKYVDKVIGLYDRMSKYETEPGLVICYGTMYGNTERMAEQIARSASLAGVKNIRLYNVSKTHHSYILQDVFRFRGLIVGAPTYNAGLYHEMDVLLQEVANRDIKNHLIGWFGSYSWASKAVAAIGEWNENHLHFEKVGEPVEMKQALTPEIKEECNRLGREMATKLLEE comes from the coding sequence ATGATAGAAATTGCCAATAAAGTTTATTACGTAGGAGTTAACGATCGTAATAAGAACCTTTTTGAAGGATTATGGCCACTGCCTTATGGTGTTACCTACAATTCTTATCTCATTGATGATGAGAAGGTTTGCCTTATTGATACAGTAGAAGTAGACTTCTTTACACAGTTTATTGAGAGACTTCGTGAGGTGTTGGGCGACCGACAGATTGATTACTTAGTCATCAACCACATGGAGCCTGACCACTCTGGTTCAATAGGTTTGCTGCGTAAATATTATCCTAACATCCAAGTTATCGGTAACAAGAAAACCTTTGATATGATGTCAGGATTCTATGGTGTCAAGGATAATACGTTAGAGGTTAAGAATGGTGAGGAGTTGAGCTTAGGTAATCATACCCTACAGTTCTTTATGACTCCAATGGTTCACTGGCCAGAAACGATGATGACACTCTGCAAAGGTGAGGTCAGCCACCTATTTACAGGCGATGCATTCGGTTGTTTTGGTGCATTAAATGGTGGTCTCATCGATCAAGAGATTGATACAGATTGGTGTTGGTTAGAGATGGTTCGCTACTATTCTAACATCGTTGGAAAGTACGGAACACCTGTTCAGAACGCATTGAAGAAGCTTGCGGGTATTCATATCGATTATATCTGCTCTACTCACGGACCAGTTTGGCACAAGTATGTTGATAAAGTTATCGGACTTTATGACCGTATGTCTAAGTACGAAACTGAGCCTGGTTTGGTAATTTGCTATGGTACAATGTATGGCAATACAGAGCGTATGGCAGAACAAATTGCACGTTCAGCATCGCTTGCTGGTGTGAAGAATATTCGTTTGTACAATGTTTCTAAGACACACCACAGCTATATTCTCCAAGACGTCTTCCGCTTCCGTGGCTTGATAGTTGGTGCTCCTACTTATAATGCAGGACTCTATCACGAGATGGATGTACTCTTGCAGGAGGTTGCAAACCGCGATATTAAGAACCATCTTATTGGTTGGTTTGGTTCTTACTCATGGGCTTCAAAGGCTGTCGCAGCTATTGGCGAATGGAATGAGAATCACCTCCATTTCGAGAAGGTGGGTGAACCTGTAGAGATGAAGCAGGCGCTCACACCTGAAATTAAGGAAGAATGCAACCGCTTAGGACGCGAGATGGCTACAAAACTTTTAGAAGAATAA
- a CDS encoding TlpA disulfide reductase family protein, protein MKHKIGNILAAGFAIVGLAALASCAGEKFHVTGSIANAKDSLLYFEHNGLNGFSTVDSVKLDEKGDFSFSGDKVDNPEFYRLRIAGQIINIGIDSTETVDVKATYPQMATDYSVKGSYENEKIKELALKQIDLQARCQSILAERPDLADSIITVLMSDYKQDVSRNYIFKEPMRAYSYFALFQYIVIGNQAHLIFDPSRDVADNKVFGAVATSWDTYYPGSERTQNLHNITIKGMKDERIVKAQNKPVEIEAKELGVVDLPLRDNRGIERHLTDLKGKVVLLDFHVFAAKGSTEYIMQLRELYNKYHDRGLEIYMVSLDDNAHFWKEQVANLPWINVYDDTGISQAYTAPAQAFPIVYLIDRGNNIVKNPSQIKNLEQEIERLL, encoded by the coding sequence ATGAAGCATAAAATCGGAAACATTTTGGCGGCAGGTTTTGCAATTGTTGGACTCGCTGCACTGGCAAGTTGTGCGGGAGAAAAGTTCCATGTGACAGGTTCTATTGCAAATGCCAAGGACTCTTTACTCTATTTTGAGCATAACGGACTCAATGGATTCTCTACTGTTGATTCTGTTAAACTCGATGAAAAGGGCGATTTTTCGTTCTCAGGTGATAAGGTGGATAACCCAGAGTTCTATCGTCTTCGTATTGCTGGACAGATTATCAATATTGGTATTGATTCTACAGAGACAGTCGATGTGAAGGCTACTTATCCGCAGATGGCTACCGATTATAGTGTGAAGGGCTCCTATGAGAATGAGAAAATCAAGGAATTAGCACTGAAGCAAATTGACTTACAAGCACGTTGTCAGTCAATTCTGGCGGAACGTCCTGATCTTGCTGATTCAATTATCACTGTATTGATGAGCGACTATAAGCAGGATGTATCACGCAATTATATCTTTAAGGAGCCAATGCGTGCCTATAGTTATTTTGCTTTATTCCAGTATATTGTAATTGGTAATCAAGCGCATTTGATATTTGACCCATCAAGAGACGTTGCTGACAATAAGGTGTTTGGTGCCGTTGCAACCAGTTGGGACACCTATTATCCAGGTTCTGAACGTACGCAGAATCTCCATAATATCACGATTAAGGGTATGAAGGATGAGCGCATCGTGAAGGCACAGAACAAGCCTGTGGAGATAGAAGCTAAGGAATTAGGTGTTGTCGACCTTCCGTTACGTGACAACCGTGGTATAGAACGCCATCTTACTGACTTGAAAGGTAAGGTTGTTCTGCTCGACTTCCATGTCTTTGCTGCAAAGGGTTCTACAGAATACATTATGCAGCTGCGCGAACTTTACAATAAGTATCATGACCGTGGATTAGAAATCTATATGGTTTCATTAGACGATAATGCTCACTTCTGGAAGGAGCAGGTGGCTAATCTGCCATGGATAAACGTTTATGATGACACTGGTATCAGTCAAGCTTATACCGCTCCAGCACAAGCATTCCCAATCGTTTATCTCATTGATCGTGGTAACAATATTGTGAAGAACCCTTCACAGATTAAGAATCTTGAACAGGAGATTGAGCGTTTATTATAA
- a CDS encoding TIGR00730 family Rossman fold protein, whose amino-acid sequence MNIAVFCSANNNIAPDYFRAAEELGRWIGENGHTLVYGGANSGLMECIGKAVHEAGGRTIGVIPRILEEGRRVSNYVDVEIPCEDLTDRKAIIMERSDEFYALPGGIGTIDEIFTVAASASIGYHHKKVTLINVEGFWDSLIALLNDQQEKGMMRGALHDYIEVKNIDDF is encoded by the coding sequence ATGAATATAGCAGTATTTTGTTCTGCAAACAATAACATTGCTCCCGACTACTTCCGCGCTGCGGAAGAGTTGGGACGATGGATTGGAGAGAACGGGCATACGCTCGTTTATGGTGGAGCCAACAGTGGATTGATGGAGTGTATTGGTAAAGCTGTACACGAAGCTGGTGGACGTACTATCGGAGTTATCCCTCGTATCTTAGAAGAAGGACGTAGAGTTAGCAACTATGTAGATGTAGAGATTCCTTGTGAAGACCTTACCGATCGCAAAGCAATCATCATGGAACGTTCAGATGAGTTCTATGCTTTACCAGGTGGTATCGGAACAATTGATGAAATTTTCACCGTTGCAGCCTCTGCTTCTATTGGTTATCATCATAAGAAGGTTACCTTAATCAACGTGGAGGGCTTCTGGGATAGTCTTATTGCCCTACTGAATGACCAACAGGAAAAAGGTATGATGCGTGGTGCACTCCATGATTATATAGAGGTTAAGAATATAGACGACTTTTAA
- a CDS encoding carbohydrate kinase family protein, with product MRKVIGIGETVLDIIFKDNKPVEAVPGGSTFNAITSLGRCGVNTTFISEAGNDHVGKYIIDFLKDNGVNADNISTFPDSKSPVSLAFLNEKNDAEYIFYKDHPHVQLDFTFPDIQPDDIVLFSSFYAVNPVIRPQVVGLLDYARSRGAIIYYDVNFRPAHKDDVIKITPNLIENLDYADIVRGSLEDFATIYKKEDADKVYNAEISFYCKQFIYTQGSQPVEVRSGKELKKSYPVLDTNVVSTIGAGDNFNAGFIFGMLKHGITRADLERGLTEEQWDKLINYALAFSADCCKDIFNYVSKDFGEKMKEEAL from the coding sequence ATGCGGAAAGTTATAGGTATCGGTGAAACCGTCTTAGACATCATCTTTAAGGATAATAAACCAGTTGAGGCAGTTCCGGGTGGTTCTACCTTTAACGCCATTACGTCGTTAGGACGCTGCGGAGTCAACACAACGTTTATCTCTGAGGCGGGTAATGACCATGTTGGAAAATATATTATCGACTTCTTGAAGGACAATGGTGTGAATGCTGATAACATTTCAACCTTCCCTGATTCTAAGTCACCTGTATCACTCGCTTTCCTCAATGAGAAGAATGACGCTGAGTATATCTTCTATAAGGACCACCCACACGTTCAATTAGATTTTACATTCCCTGATATACAGCCCGATGATATTGTGCTTTTTAGTTCCTTCTATGCGGTGAATCCAGTGATTCGTCCGCAGGTGGTAGGACTACTTGATTATGCACGTTCACGTGGTGCAATCATCTACTACGATGTTAACTTCCGTCCTGCACATAAGGATGATGTTATTAAGATTACCCCTAATTTGATAGAAAATCTTGATTATGCGGATATCGTACGTGGTAGTTTGGAGGACTTCGCAACAATTTATAAAAAAGAAGATGCCGATAAGGTCTATAATGCGGAGATTTCTTTTTATTGCAAGCAGTTTATCTATACACAGGGAAGTCAGCCTGTTGAAGTGCGCAGTGGTAAGGAACTGAAGAAGTCATATCCAGTTCTCGACACGAATGTTGTCAGTACAATCGGAGCTGGTGACAACTTTAATGCAGGCTTCATCTTCGGTATGTTGAAACATGGTATCACTCGTGCCGACCTCGAAAGAGGACTGACAGAAGAGCAATGGGACAAACTTATCAACTATGCCTTGGCGTTCTCTGCAGACTGCTGCAAGGACATCTTCAACTATGTAAGTAAGGACTTTGGTGAGAAGATGAAGGAGGAGGCTTTGTAA
- a CDS encoding glycoside hydrolase family 16 protein yields MKTAGLILCGLCLGLSNLSAQVTQNAVPSIAGWNYYGGDEFNGNKIDESKWGVYGDPKYNYKFDDYGNTEGQGGVQYYRADMVKVKNGVAYITASREPLLTGRRPDAKKDPAGTDYKVKVQPPFKPKHDFGKYSWWSGALSSRNANGADLVSGKGLEHGTYYPLYSRIEVKAKIPYEFGTWIALWLRHCNGASTFEIDLQEFFVNEDRKDAMKEKGFYLHQTTHGMDYNAGWKNGRPNNSYNHNDYGDRVREIDFEPGKDFHVYGAQIDPEPGDPMHLAVTFLLDGRVRSVFRTKDNRYKSNNSKYPYRYNALLAQNLSKYGEDRVWDVAITGQVGGKAWKANTEILPSMYPYKGFGGTLYPELNPKYGGDINKVPKEFITEIDWLRVYKRANELLWIGSSPEDRKKQEASVELAKEKFVNINIGDQLVMDLEVRDPAKQASLDIFNKSGHSITTLKPEFTKNDAQVTFVVTEELGKKLRNEGCVLKGENIRLFTVCHSSKKDAIWSGFKEIQWGETIIPAELFANLAEGQKLEFVVRDVNPGGKIFSRQNKKNPTDSKRPKFSFSVQYGSIINLDSGKDEKTYSLDLEPKVIEELKQNGLVVTGQGYYLRSVNIIGTSHTSNNTVTGIAIDKIDSANQNDGTVYSINGMKVRDANGKGKLNPGIYIINGKKVLVK; encoded by the coding sequence ATGAAAACAGCAGGACTAATACTTTGTGGATTGTGTTTAGGACTCTCTAACCTATCTGCACAAGTAACACAGAATGCCGTACCGTCCATAGCTGGGTGGAATTACTATGGTGGCGATGAGTTTAATGGAAACAAGATTGACGAATCTAAATGGGGCGTCTATGGTGATCCAAAGTATAATTATAAGTTTGATGATTACGGTAATACAGAAGGGCAGGGAGGTGTTCAGTATTATCGTGCCGATATGGTTAAGGTAAAGAATGGTGTGGCATATATTACTGCTTCACGTGAACCTCTTTTAACAGGACGTCGTCCTGACGCTAAAAAAGACCCTGCTGGGACCGACTATAAAGTAAAGGTACAACCACCTTTTAAACCTAAACACGACTTTGGTAAATACAGTTGGTGGTCTGGTGCTCTCTCCAGTCGTAATGCTAACGGAGCAGACTTGGTGAGTGGTAAAGGATTAGAACATGGAACTTATTATCCTCTTTACTCACGTATAGAAGTAAAGGCTAAGATTCCATATGAGTTCGGAACTTGGATCGCACTATGGCTTCGTCACTGTAATGGAGCAAGTACCTTTGAGATTGATTTACAAGAGTTTTTTGTTAATGAGGACCGAAAAGATGCAATGAAAGAGAAAGGTTTTTATCTGCATCAAACTACCCATGGCATGGACTACAATGCTGGTTGGAAAAACGGAAGACCCAATAATTCTTATAACCATAATGACTATGGAGATCGTGTAAGGGAGATTGACTTCGAGCCAGGAAAAGACTTCCATGTCTATGGTGCACAGATTGACCCAGAGCCAGGTGATCCAATGCACTTAGCTGTAACTTTCCTCTTAGATGGAAGAGTTAGATCTGTTTTCCGTACAAAGGATAATCGATATAAATCAAACAATTCGAAGTATCCATATCGTTATAATGCACTCTTAGCACAAAACCTTTCAAAATATGGAGAGGACCGTGTTTGGGACGTTGCCATCACAGGACAAGTAGGTGGTAAGGCGTGGAAAGCTAATACAGAAATACTACCAAGTATGTATCCATATAAAGGATTTGGTGGTACTCTCTATCCTGAATTAAACCCGAAGTATGGAGGTGATATTAATAAGGTCCCTAAGGAGTTCATTACTGAAATTGACTGGTTGCGCGTTTATAAACGAGCAAATGAACTACTATGGATTGGTAGCTCACCAGAAGACAGAAAAAAACAGGAGGCAAGTGTTGAGCTTGCTAAAGAGAAGTTTGTCAACATAAATATAGGGGATCAGTTAGTAATGGACCTTGAGGTTCGTGATCCTGCAAAGCAAGCAAGCCTTGATATCTTTAATAAAAGTGGACATTCTATCACTACTTTAAAGCCTGAGTTCACAAAGAATGATGCACAGGTAACTTTCGTGGTGACAGAAGAACTTGGTAAGAAACTAAGGAATGAGGGCTGCGTGTTGAAAGGTGAGAACATCCGTTTATTTACTGTTTGTCATTCATCAAAGAAGGATGCTATTTGGAGTGGTTTCAAAGAAATCCAGTGGGGTGAGACAATTATCCCTGCAGAGTTATTTGCGAATTTAGCAGAAGGTCAGAAACTTGAGTTCGTGGTGAGAGATGTTAATCCTGGTGGAAAGATTTTCTCACGCCAGAATAAAAAGAATCCTACTGATTCAAAAAGACCTAAGTTCTCATTTAGCGTACAGTATGGTAGTATTATCAACTTGGATAGTGGAAAAGATGAAAAGACCTATAGTCTTGACCTCGAGCCTAAGGTTATCGAAGAGTTAAAACAGAATGGCTTGGTCGTAACTGGACAGGGGTACTACTTGCGTAGTGTTAACATTATAGGTACGAGTCATACTTCAAATAACACTGTTACTGGTATTGCAATAGACAAGATAGACTCCGCGAATCAAAATGATGGTACTGTCTATTCTATCAATGGCATGAAAGTAAGAGATGCGAACGGTAAAGGGAAATTAAATCCTGGAATCTACATTATTAATGGTAAGAAGGTCCTGGTAAAATAA